One Rubripirellula reticaptiva genomic region harbors:
- a CDS encoding DUF1552 domain-containing protein, giving the protein MLNRRQLLQGLAAGAAIGPTLNPDRVLGSPASNTNAKRIVFFMQNQGFDPKTCVPDGMSSSGSLAKAKLPEPISALEPYKDRLHIINGLHGRHTSPSHSAFFGALGGYRGSDGVPPSAPTIDYELSKVLPQTLLPHLCIGMDSIENMSTKPTIATLSASGAGQPIFMHSNPNHLYQMLYGGISTGDIRLQHEARSNVLSQIEKMAVNKGMSLPASDQNRYGQFVEGFKEINGLRDRLDTVADHLRKFAPVVDERYTKPEFETDWHDVLLDLGISALTSGITNTLTIGSGRGEIFGAWKGLGIDQQGHNLGHMDQPDNPIWIKIRQYNSRMLVRIMEALESIPEGSGTMMDHTLIVYTSNNADKQHTNGANWPVMLLGNLDGAFKTGCFTQLDGNRPINALYASLLQAAGQNCDRFNMDDKIAGKFDNGVGPLKEVLA; this is encoded by the coding sequence ATGCTCAACCGCAGACAGCTACTTCAAGGATTGGCAGCCGGTGCCGCAATTGGCCCCACGCTGAACCCCGATCGCGTGCTGGGTTCGCCCGCCAGCAACACGAACGCGAAACGCATCGTTTTCTTCATGCAGAACCAAGGCTTCGATCCGAAGACGTGCGTTCCCGATGGCATGAGCAGCAGCGGATCGCTGGCCAAAGCCAAGCTGCCCGAACCGATCAGCGCTTTGGAACCTTACAAAGATCGGCTGCACATCATCAACGGCCTGCACGGCCGGCACACCAGTCCATCGCACAGCGCATTTTTCGGCGCCCTGGGCGGCTATCGCGGCAGCGACGGGGTGCCGCCAAGTGCACCGACGATCGACTATGAGCTCAGCAAGGTTCTGCCACAAACGCTGTTGCCGCATTTGTGCATTGGCATGGATTCGATCGAGAACATGTCGACCAAGCCAACGATTGCAACGCTGTCGGCCAGTGGTGCGGGGCAACCAATCTTCATGCATTCGAACCCGAACCATCTGTACCAGATGCTGTACGGCGGCATCTCGACCGGCGACATTCGCCTGCAACATGAAGCACGATCGAATGTGCTTAGCCAGATCGAAAAGATGGCGGTCAACAAGGGCATGTCTTTGCCGGCGTCCGATCAAAATCGTTACGGTCAGTTTGTCGAAGGCTTCAAAGAAATCAACGGCCTGCGAGACCGGCTGGACACAGTTGCCGATCACTTGCGGAAGTTCGCACCCGTGGTGGACGAGCGATACACGAAACCTGAATTCGAAACCGACTGGCACGACGTGCTGTTGGACCTTGGCATCTCGGCGCTGACATCGGGCATCACCAACACGCTGACGATCGGTTCAGGACGCGGCGAGATCTTTGGTGCGTGGAAGGGACTTGGCATCGATCAACAGGGCCACAACCTGGGACACATGGACCAGCCAGACAATCCGATCTGGATCAAGATTCGCCAGTACAACAGTCGCATGTTGGTGCGGATCATGGAAGCCTTGGAAAGCATCCCCGAAGGCAGTGGCACGATGATGGACCACACGCTAATCGTCTACACCAGCAACAACGCGGACAAGCAACACACCAACGGCGCGAACTGGCCGGTGATGTTGCTGGGCAACTTGGACGGTGCTTTCAAGACAGGCTGCTTCACCCAACTGGACGGCAATCGACCAATCAATGCGTTGTATGCATCGTTGTTGCAGGCGGCCGGCCAAAACTGCGATCGCTTCAATATGGACGACAAAATCGCAGGCAAGTTCGACAATGGAGTTGGACCGCTGAAGGAAGTGCTCGCATGA
- a CDS encoding DUF1588 domain-containing protein — protein sequence MSFFSASTANAETYTPGQKFDKDFETYAQSFLGDHCVDCHGDSDPEGNLSLHDLGPIDEVNAATWRSVWAQVTLREMPPKDMTQPEVIERLQFTDGIVSEMTRVMQDKGGFFDHLDPNKGNFLDHDLLFGPLPDGIKLAPTSSPARIWRLTPQEHITRLNELINHEPAFDPSKPGLRSHGDVVPTNHGGELKLYFGVDRIIKWQGGTVAYATAVKSVPAVLSSARDHGLENYPNFYSVNSAEATQILGVANDIIRYMAEGPLSIAEPYQITDDPNSIADKMKGDLRGLPTSLVYGTKIERPLTPVYDLMKDDGVTDERLRAAVDFLFESLTFRPPTNKESNQYLTIVKRSIEKLGKQDGAVLGLSAIFLDRDALFRPELASTGKADRNGRVMLRDWELGLAVNHALRYIKPDDELRGAILDGRMRTRSDVEREVERMLADDSIRKPRVLRFFREFFDYDLGGYICKDNKALAETGVSTRGTAHYSSMFDATASTDRLIEMILQDDKDVLKQLLTTDKVVATETDKVYFGRKRTEKEIADSVAAAKKAAADAAKLEAAELEAWKLANPGKKPPKPAKEAAKARRDNINHEVEEADLSGPNIYARVGRRSFGAGSMKPERILATAPEGQRLGLLTHPSWLVSHSDAMDNHAIRRGRWVRERLLGGGIPDVPITVDAMLPDEPKNTLRQRMRVTTETYCWTCHEKMDPLGLPFEMFNHAGLYRETELNKPVDSTGEIIDSGDPGLDGKVDNAIEMIQRLADSERVEQVFVRHAFRFWMGRNETINDAPVLQAAHRAYKDDGGSMKAMLVSLLTSDAFLYRTRSETTLAAAN from the coding sequence ATGTCGTTTTTTTCAGCATCGACAGCAAATGCCGAAACCTACACGCCTGGTCAGAAGTTCGATAAAGACTTTGAAACGTATGCACAGTCTTTTCTTGGCGATCACTGCGTCGACTGTCACGGCGACTCGGATCCCGAAGGCAATCTATCGCTTCATGATCTGGGACCAATCGACGAAGTCAACGCGGCGACGTGGCGAAGCGTCTGGGCGCAAGTCACGCTGCGTGAAATGCCGCCCAAAGACATGACACAACCCGAGGTGATCGAGCGATTGCAGTTCACGGACGGGATCGTCAGCGAGATGACTCGCGTCATGCAGGACAAAGGCGGTTTCTTCGACCACCTTGATCCGAACAAAGGAAACTTTTTGGATCACGACCTGCTGTTCGGCCCGCTGCCGGACGGCATCAAGTTGGCACCGACATCATCGCCCGCTCGCATTTGGCGACTCACGCCGCAAGAACACATCACGCGTCTGAACGAACTGATCAATCACGAACCGGCGTTCGATCCGTCCAAGCCAGGACTACGCAGCCATGGTGACGTCGTCCCGACCAATCACGGTGGCGAACTGAAGCTCTACTTCGGCGTCGATCGAATCATCAAGTGGCAAGGCGGAACCGTGGCGTACGCCACCGCAGTCAAGAGCGTGCCCGCCGTTCTGTCATCCGCTCGTGACCATGGACTCGAAAACTATCCCAACTTCTATTCGGTCAACAGCGCCGAGGCGACTCAGATTCTTGGCGTTGCCAACGACATCATTCGCTACATGGCCGAAGGTCCACTCAGCATCGCCGAGCCGTATCAGATCACGGACGACCCAAATTCCATCGCCGACAAAATGAAAGGCGACCTGCGCGGCTTGCCTACTAGTCTTGTGTACGGCACAAAGATCGAACGTCCGCTGACGCCGGTCTACGACCTGATGAAAGACGACGGTGTCACTGACGAGCGTTTACGAGCGGCGGTGGACTTTCTGTTCGAATCGCTGACGTTCCGTCCACCGACCAACAAGGAATCGAACCAGTATTTGACGATCGTCAAACGTTCGATCGAAAAACTGGGCAAACAAGATGGCGCAGTCCTAGGACTGTCGGCGATCTTCCTCGATCGGGATGCGTTATTCCGACCCGAACTAGCCAGCACTGGCAAAGCCGACCGCAACGGTCGCGTCATGCTAAGGGACTGGGAACTTGGCTTGGCTGTCAATCACGCCCTGCGGTACATCAAACCCGACGATGAACTCCGCGGCGCGATCCTGGATGGCCGCATGCGAACGCGGTCGGATGTCGAGCGTGAAGTCGAGCGGATGCTGGCGGATGACAGCATTCGCAAGCCTCGTGTGCTGCGGTTCTTTCGCGAATTCTTTGATTACGACCTCGGTGGCTACATCTGCAAAGATAACAAAGCGCTAGCCGAGACCGGCGTTAGCACGCGAGGCACGGCGCACTACAGCAGCATGTTCGACGCCACCGCCAGCACGGATCGTTTGATCGAAATGATCCTGCAAGACGACAAAGATGTGCTGAAGCAGTTACTGACGACGGATAAAGTCGTCGCCACCGAAACGGACAAAGTTTACTTTGGCCGAAAACGAACGGAAAAGGAAATTGCCGACTCGGTCGCCGCAGCCAAAAAAGCAGCAGCCGACGCCGCAAAGTTAGAAGCAGCCGAACTGGAAGCTTGGAAGCTGGCCAACCCTGGCAAGAAACCACCGAAGCCAGCTAAAGAGGCAGCCAAGGCGAGGCGAGATAACATCAATCACGAAGTCGAAGAAGCGGACCTTTCCGGTCCGAACATCTACGCTCGTGTTGGTCGGCGCAGCTTTGGCGCCGGCTCGATGAAACCAGAACGAATCTTGGCGACCGCCCCCGAGGGCCAGCGTTTGGGACTGCTGACGCATCCGAGTTGGTTAGTGTCGCATTCCGACGCGATGGACAATCACGCCATCCGACGTGGCCGATGGGTTCGCGAACGCTTGCTGGGTGGCGGCATTCCCGATGTGCCGATCACCGTCGACGCGATGCTGCCGGACGAGCCCAAAAACACGCTACGCCAGCGGATGCGAGTCACCACCGAAACGTACTGCTGGACCTGTCACGAAAAAATGGATCCGCTTGGATTGCCGTTTGAAATGTTCAACCACGCCGGCCTGTACCGCGAAACCGAACTCAACAAACCCGTCGACTCGACCGGCGAGATCATCGATTCGGGCGACCCGGGCCTCGATGGCAAAGTCGACAACGCCATTGAAATGATCCAGCGACTGGCTGATAGCGAGCGAGTGGAACAAGTTTTTGTTCGCCACGCTTTCCGTTTCTGGATGGGCCGCAACGAAACGATCAACGACGCACCCGTTCTGCAAGCAGCTCATCGGGCTTACAAAGACGACGGTGGCAGCATGAAAGCGATGCTGGTTTCGCTGCTGACGTCAGACGCGTTCCTCTATCGCACGCGATCCGAAACGACGCTCGCCGCCGCGAACTGA
- a CDS encoding serine/threonine protein kinase: MVSPIRVAFVGLIVTAASFSLDSATLAQDRWPDVRGPERNYHLTSSSAYPTKWSVATDKNIRWRMPLPETGHSGIAAWGDRLFLTCFRKLDEADNGPQGTWVSQTRGYCLDSNTGKILWFCDLPGQRPNQVNGTFTDSTTPTPITDGKHVWFVSAGGFMACHTVDGQRVWANGFEVRTKHSAKQFQPFLHDGNLYYTMMRDADDPLRRPQTATDYDKNSKSGWPWMHVRRFDALTGDPTGIIPDGISVHSKGALGLLRGETVLLHAKGGSHSPPEKPYGISLTRLDDQQTLLWEQPGLSFEGTHFIDAKHAYCFDKDDFVVLDLATGETVKRIRVRGAGRLTAYDETAGRYQSAVDASNLKPKNLQTHRTNIGVGRYHFFMSGQPGILGRIDLQTDEVSYLQVPIQVVVENGTRKFSWTDFQAGDDTGSGFKVEGDRRRLGHGFGHISAATPIVVNNHIYFSTVLGTTYVIDASHEEFDEHSLVAVNDLGPPGETWTLAPFSAAGGHLYQRTAKEIICIGDRP; the protein is encoded by the coding sequence ATGGTGTCGCCAATCCGAGTCGCATTTGTTGGCCTCATCGTTACGGCTGCATCGTTCTCGCTTGATTCCGCGACGTTGGCACAAGATCGCTGGCCCGACGTCCGAGGGCCCGAGCGGAATTACCACCTGACTTCGTCGTCGGCGTATCCGACGAAGTGGAGCGTCGCCACCGATAAAAACATTCGCTGGCGAATGCCCTTGCCGGAAACCGGCCACAGCGGCATCGCTGCCTGGGGCGACCGGCTGTTTCTGACTTGTTTCCGAAAGCTAGACGAAGCCGACAACGGCCCTCAAGGCACGTGGGTTTCGCAGACACGCGGGTATTGCTTGGATTCAAATACCGGCAAAATTCTCTGGTTCTGTGACTTACCAGGCCAGCGGCCGAACCAAGTCAACGGCACGTTCACGGATTCAACGACGCCGACGCCAATCACCGATGGCAAGCATGTCTGGTTCGTCAGCGCTGGCGGATTCATGGCCTGTCACACCGTGGACGGCCAAAGAGTGTGGGCAAATGGATTCGAAGTTCGCACGAAACATTCCGCTAAACAATTCCAGCCGTTCCTGCACGACGGGAATCTGTACTACACGATGATGCGAGACGCGGACGATCCGCTCAGGCGCCCGCAAACGGCCACCGACTATGACAAGAACAGCAAGTCCGGCTGGCCCTGGATGCACGTTCGACGATTCGATGCGCTCACCGGCGATCCCACCGGAATCATTCCGGATGGAATCAGTGTTCACAGCAAAGGTGCGCTCGGATTGCTGCGGGGCGAAACCGTCTTGCTGCACGCCAAAGGTGGCAGCCACAGCCCGCCCGAAAAACCCTACGGCATCAGCCTCACTCGGCTCGACGACCAACAAACCCTGCTCTGGGAACAACCAGGACTGTCGTTCGAAGGCACCCACTTCATCGACGCGAAACACGCTTACTGTTTCGACAAAGATGACTTCGTCGTGCTGGACCTTGCCACAGGCGAGACCGTCAAACGGATCCGCGTTCGCGGCGCTGGACGCCTGACTGCGTATGATGAAACCGCCGGCCGCTACCAATCGGCCGTCGATGCTTCGAACCTAAAACCAAAGAATCTGCAAACTCACCGCACCAACATCGGCGTCGGCCGATACCATTTTTTCATGAGCGGCCAGCCCGGCATCCTCGGCCGCATCGATTTGCAAACCGACGAGGTGAGTTACCTGCAAGTACCGATCCAAGTCGTCGTTGAAAACGGCACCCGCAAATTCTCGTGGACTGACTTCCAGGCCGGTGACGACACGGGTTCTGGCTTCAAAGTCGAAGGCGACCGGCGACGTCTTGGCCACGGCTTCGGACACATTTCGGCCGCGACACCAATCGTCGTCAACAACCACATCTACTTTTCAACGGTACTAGGAACGACCTACGTTATCGACGCCAGCCACGAAGAGTTTGACGAACACTCACTCGTCGCTGTCAACGACTTAGGCCCGCCCGGCGAAACTTGGACCCTCGCCCCCTTCTCTGCCGCCGGCGGACACCTTTACCAACGCACCGCCAAAGAAATCATCTGCATCGGCGATCGACCTTAA